Within the Acinonyx jubatus isolate Ajub_Pintada_27869175 chromosome E4, VMU_Ajub_asm_v1.0, whole genome shotgun sequence genome, the region CTTCCAAGGTGGACTAGTCAGTTCTTGTGTTGAAAAATCACTGTGGAGAACCTGTACCACCTTTCACTGTAACCTGTGACAAGTGTGTTTGTTTCATAGAGAACGAAGTGATAGATGACTGCTTTAGTAGAGAAACAATAACTTGGTATCTAGTCACAATTCCTTGATAAGCAGCTAAAAACTTAGTAACTTTTagaactctctttctctttcttagatTTAACAGATGCTAAGAGTGTTTGTGACTCCAGGGCGGCAAGGCACTCATCCAAAATCGGTATCTGCTAAATACCTTGTGGTAATACTATTTGttacgggggcggggggggggggatactcAGATGAAAGTTCCAGTGGTTTAGTTCCCTCTGGTTCTGGCAAGCCAGCGCACAAGCCAGAACCTTTAACTACAAACCACACTGTGGCTAAGCCTCCGCTCAGTGACCCGCAGGCGGAGAACAAGCCCCGACCCGTCCCGTCCGGCCACCGCCGCACGTCGTCGCCCCCTTTAAGAGACTGCTCCGCGGGACTAACGTTCGAATGGCCCTGGCGCCCCTCCTCGGCCTCCGATTGGCCGCGCGCGGCGCACGAGGGCGCGCCGCCCAGCCCCGGAACGGTTGGCGGCCCTTCGCGATTGGCGGGCGAGGGGCCTATATAAGGCGCCGGGAGTGCGGACCGCCTTCAGTTAGCGACCGGACCTGGGAGCGGGCTGTTTGTTGTGAGTAGGAGCGGGAGTCAGTGAGCGCGTCACGGGAGTCGTTTCTTTTCAGAGTCTTCAGGTGTCGAAGGTCCACCCCCGGACCGGACTTGTCGACGCCTCTCGTCCCCTCCCTGTTTCCGAACGTGAGCCGGGCTCTCTCCCGTCACCTCCGAGGCAGCCCTGCGAAAAGGAGGCAGGATGGAGTTCAAGCTGGAGGCTCATCGTATCGTCAGCATCTCCCTGGGCAAGATCTACAACTCGCGGGTCCAGCGCGGCGGCATCAAACTGCACAAGAACCTGCTGGTCTCGCTGGTACTGCGCAGCGCCCGCCAGGTCTACCTGAGTGACCCGTGCCCGGGCCTCTACTTGGCCGGTCCCGCGGGGAGCCCGGCGGCGCCGCCGCAGCAGCCCGGGGAGCCGGCGGCCGGGCCGCCCGCGGGCTGGGGGGAGCCGCCACCGCCGGCCGCTTGTGCCGCCTGGCCGGAGACCGAGCCGCAGCCGGAGCGCCCGGCCGACCCGGCCCCGCCGCGGGTGGGCGCCGCGGAGCCCGCGGCCCCGGTGACGGGCGCCGGGGACGCTCTTCGGGCCGGAGAGGTGGAGGAGGCGGAAGCTGCCTGGCGCCGCGTGGAGGGACCGCGCGAGGCGGCGGAGGGAGGAGCCGGGGTCTTCGCAGGAGCTGAGGGGCCCCGTGGGGCGCGCCGCCACTGCGGCTGCCCCCCAGGAGGGGAGGACAGGCCGGGGGCGCTGGGCGCTTGCCCCCGAGTTGACTGCCGCTGCGCGCCGCGGCCGGCCGAGGACGAGCCCCCGGCACCGCCCGCCGTCGGCCCCCGGAAGCGCGGCGCGGCGGGCGTGGGTGGCGGCCCCGCGGGCGGTCCGGCGCCCGGCTCCAGCCCGCTCAAGAAGCCCCGCCGGAACTCGGAGGAGCAGCCGGGcggggcggaggaggaggaggagatggagacCGGGAACGTGGCTAACCTCATTAGCATCTTCGGTTCCAGCTTCTCGGGACTCTTGCGGAAAAGCCCCGGGGGCGGCCGGGAGGAAGCCGAGGGAGAGGAGAGCGGTCCGGAAGCCGCCGAGCCCGGGCAGATCTGCTGCGATAAGCCGGTGCTGAGAGACATTAACCCTTGGAGCACAGCCATCGTGGCCTTCTGAGCCCCCGGGTCCCGTTCGGAAGGAGGTTGAGCGGCGGGTGGCCCCGACGTGGGGCTGCGAGGACGGCCCAGAGACCGCAGGGCGCTGGACGCGTTGCGGGGACCGTGGGTGCCGCCGGGCAGCACCGACTGCCCTCGGGCTCGGCGGCCTCCCCCCTGGAGGCTTGTCGGAAGAGGACGATCGTTAACTTTTGTGTAGTGTTCTGTGTATGTACGTCTGTCTTGTTGAATTCAGACCATTTTGTCCTTCTGGAATGCACCACCCCTTTCCCAGGGCTGAGGAGATCGGGGGCAGACGGGGACTTTCCTTTGCCGGCAGCCCCGAGAAGGAAGCGGCGGAGAGGGCCGGGCCTGGGGAGTTCCCCTTTCGTGCTCGGGGGAGGAAGGGACTTTACACACACCCCTCACATGAAAGCTAGCCCCGCACCAGGGCCGGGAGTGGCATTTCCTCACAG harbors:
- the IER5 gene encoding immediate early response gene 5 protein, yielding MEFKLEAHRIVSISLGKIYNSRVQRGGIKLHKNLLVSLVLRSARQVYLSDPCPGLYLAGPAGSPAAPPQQPGEPAAGPPAGWGEPPPPAACAAWPETEPQPERPADPAPPRVGAAEPAAPVTGAGDALRAGEVEEAEAAWRRVEGPREAAEGGAGVFAGAEGPRGARRHCGCPPGGEDRPGALGACPRVDCRCAPRPAEDEPPAPPAVGPRKRGAAGVGGGPAGGPAPGSSPLKKPRRNSEEQPGGAEEEEEMETGNVANLISIFGSSFSGLLRKSPGGGREEAEGEESGPEAAEPGQICCDKPVLRDINPWSTAIVAF